A genomic segment from Neobacillus sp. YX16 encodes:
- a CDS encoding YpoC family protein, protein MDNQLIIPFLEELELEGLDENVDQAISNLLSDWERIKVELEGLYRNRDQKSTLQGMKKGIGLFIQFLYWSNDRQINSKEPISINHLVIKPVNLDERLAYILSRPNLFHSYRQLSELMTEQAKQYAKKNIVKKRLSQKG, encoded by the coding sequence ATGGATAATCAGCTAATCATCCCCTTCCTGGAAGAATTGGAACTAGAGGGTTTGGATGAAAATGTAGACCAAGCCATTTCAAATCTATTATCAGACTGGGAAAGAATAAAAGTTGAACTGGAGGGACTTTATCGGAATCGAGATCAAAAATCAACATTACAAGGGATGAAAAAAGGGATTGGCTTATTCATTCAATTTTTATATTGGTCCAATGATAGACAAATTAATTCTAAGGAACCTATTTCAATTAATCATTTAGTGATAAAACCGGTTAATCTCGATGAAAGATTAGCTTATATCCTTTCAAGGCCGAACCTGTTCCATTCTTATCGCCAGCTTTCCGAGCTGATGACAGAACAAGCAAAACAATATGCAAAAAAAAATATCGTAAAA